The nucleotide sequence ATGCATTGGAGAGAGCTCAGCTGGTTAGATATGTGGTATTTGATAAAACAGGCACCCTAACCCAGGGAAAAGCCTCAGTTACAACTGCTAAAGTTTTCACAGAAATGGAACGTGGAGAATTCCTTACATTGGTAGCTTCAGCAGAGGTAATTCCATGTTTCTTGATTAGtcaactttcaattttttttacagCTGTTTATCCCCTTCCTCTGCTCCAACCCTTCCTGATTTCAGTAACAGTGCTGCATATTAACTACACAGGAACATTTGCATGATCTATTTTGTATAGTGTTATTTCTAAATGGCATTATGAATCATTATGAACAGAAGAGGGCATTTAGCGTGCAGGAAGAGATAGGAGATCCCCTTCATGCAATTGTAGAACCTGGCTTCCTGAGAACTGAACTGAAATTAAGAATTGGATAggtttttttcttgttctttttctttttgttgctcATGGGGGTTGGTCTGGTGTTTGGTGTGAAGGAGGTAACATATTCAACGTCAAAGCAgtaacaaaaaaacaaagaaaaagtgaATGACCAAtgaatttgttttgtttctagTGCAGGCTAGCAGTGAACATCCATTGGCAAAAGCGATTGTAGAATATGCACGCCACTTCCACTTCTTTGAGCCTTCCACTAGCAAGGATACAGAAGACCACAGTGACCCATCCAAATTTCCTGCATGGCTTCATGATGTCTCTGATTTCTCTTCACTTCCTGGCAGAGGTGTACAGTGCTTTATTGATGGAAAGCTCATTTTGGTGAGTTTTTGGGAATAACGGCTCATTctctgtttttttcttttgcttttttccccTCAGTAGGTTTTAATACCTTTCCATTATGCATGCTGAACAGGTTGGTAATCGGAAGCTATTATCTGAAAATGGGATTGCCATTTCAACTACTGTAGAAAAAATTGTGGTAAAATTGGAGGAAAGTGCACAAACAGGTATACTTGTTGCTTATGATGGCACGCTGATTGGTGTTTTAGGGGTGGCAGATCCACTAAAGAGAGAAGCTGCCGTTGTTGTGGAAGGCCTTAAGAAAATAGGAGTTAAGCCTGTCATGGTTACCGGGGATAACTCGAGGACAGCTCGAGCAGTTGCTAGGGAGGtcagtttgtttttgttttatttattacatttgTCGGAATAGAAATGTCTGATTGGGATGATTGATGTTTCCAAATTTGATTGGTAACAGTACCAGGGCTTGTTGGTCTGGAGATTTTCATGCTGATCAGCCTAGGGAACTTACCAAAGAATtagtttttcattaaaaaactgtttttaatttttttattgaattgtttttagaaaaataaaaagcagCGGGGGCATTATAACATGTCTGTTCAACTATTGAAATGAATGCTGGAATTCCGAAAGGATTGGCTAACCTTAAATTGAAAATAGGCCACAGGATTGCATACCTCCAGAGTGGTTTCGGTGTAATAATTTTTCTTGGTGATGTCAGTACTGTAGTTATAATAGCATGTATGTTGCTGACACAGGTGGGCATTCAAGACGTTTGGGCAGAGGTGATGCCGGCAGGAAAAGCTGAGGTCATCCGTTCATTTCAGAAAGATGGAAGCCTCGTGGCCATGGTGGGTGATGGTATCAATGACTCTCCCGCCTTGGCTGCTGCAGATGTTGGTATGGCGATTGGGGCAGGAACAGACATCGCCATCGAGGCTGCTGACTACGTATTGATGAGAAATAACTTGGAAGATGTTATCACAGCCATCGATCTCTCGAGAAAGACATTCTCCCGTATTCGATTGAATTATGTCTTTGCAATGGCCTATAATGTGATTGCAATTCCTGTTGCTGCCGGAGTTTTCTTCCCTTGGGTAAAAATCAAGTTACCGCCATGGGTAGCTGGCGCATGCATGGCTCTCTCATCTGTAAGTGTTGTGTGCTCTTCTTTGCTTCTTAGGAGATACAGAAAGCCTAGACTAACCACCATACTAGAAATAACCATCGAGTAGgaggggaaaaagaaaagaaaagaaaagaaaaaaatctgcCCTCTGCTTCTGAGGAAGGAAATTGAAATGGATCAATTTGGAAGCGGATGATATCTGTTATCCCAGTtttgtgttgtatttttttttgtgtagaaTTGACACATTCTCAGAGGGGTTCTTTCACCCAACCCATTCAATGTAAATGCCAATTTATTGTATCATTCTCTTTTGCCCCGCTGTTCTTGATTTGAAATATATCGATAAAGAGAATCAACGCTTGTTCCGTGATATCCCCCAGTCGGTGGCTTAATGGAACAACTGCACTTGATGTCTTATTCTCTTCGAATATTCGGAAAATCCAGCCTGAATTTCAGTACAAGGTCCATTTACCCCGTCTGTAGGATTTCATGATAATGATGTTTCTTGTGGATATTGGTGAGTGTAAGCAACaatgataatattattgtttgTTTGTGGTCAAAATGTCACATGTTGGAATCTTGTAAACGGGTTTGTATATGGGGAAGGCtgtatacaaatataaaaatgttttttttttttcttaatttttttcaaaatctagaACATTACTcgatacattattatttttttttaatttttcaagagtAATATTTATAGCAtgtgaattttaaatatttgcctCTTTTAACTACAGAAGTTTCTTACATCTctttaaagtttaaatacaaTGTGCATAATTTTATATGACGGCTACGAAAAGTGGATCTCGAGTAATTTTTGCTCCATCCATCCGTGCATGGCTGCTTGCtgctctttatatatatacatatttatttacaaaatatagaaaaaggCCGTGCAAAAAAGAACACaggaaagaataaaaaaatcaactttGTAACGTGCGCGTCCGTCCGTACGAATAAATGTACAGAGATGAATGGAGTGCATAGTTTCCTTATTATTTGGAATAAGTaagaaacaaatttaatatcagATTGTGTACTTAATCGGTGTGTTCATATTGTTGGATTGTTCTGCACATTATATcattaaaatgtatatttaattactttatttaacaGTGTTAagtaatttgtttatttaatgaCATGAAAGTCGAAAATTTCAATCCAAACAAGACACATCCACGAAGATATATCTAACAAAAAAGACGCACGCGAACGCGAACGCAATCATCGTGTCTGCTACCCTTTTTGAAGGCTATTCTGCTATATATATAGTCAACTAAAACTGAACTACTGactaaaactgaaaaaaaactATTTAGAATGTAAAAGTAGTTTCACTGTTTCCTAAAACATGCCTgcaaagtaaataaattattacataaaaaaaatctaacaaaCAGCCTCAACCACCAGCTTCCTGGCAACGCCATCACAGTTGGTTGATCCAAAAACCTCTTCCGAGGCTTCAATCGAGCAACTCTCCTTTCCCACGCAGGCCTGCACAGATTTATTCATACCCACAAAAACAAAACAGATTAGATTTCTTTGAGCAATTACGATTCGAAATTGTGATGTTAATGCAAGTAAAGAAATCGAAGTTGAAAAGGAATGAAATGAATTACGTTTTGGACGATGGAGATGGCATCGTTTCTCCCTTGGCAACTGCCCGTCACAAGAGCCCCACAGGTGCCATTGGAGTCTCCGAAGTTGGCGAAACGGATGGCCGATATGGGCCGACCTTCGCACGACAGCTCCATGGTTTTGTTCTCATAAGCATTTCCACAAACAGTTCCTGGGGCAATTGTTTGGAAGCTCACCAACGAAGGGTTGCCTCCAAATTCCTCGAAGAGCACTAACGTGTTCTCAGCATCCGTCATAAAAGACCGTGGAACATGGTACCTGACAGAACAAAATCCACCAAAATTCAACATAACCTCTAAACgagagaagagaggaggggggggaGGGGACGCAAAAATGAGAATAATCCTCACCATCTCTGAGTGGGTTGGCCGCAGTTTGAGACACACTTGTTATTGTCATATGTACCGCGATAGTCACAAGGCTCCAAGCTGCAGCCATCATTCTCCGCCAGGTAACTCGGCCAGTACCGGCCAATGCTGTGGCCATTAACCCAAGCGTGGCCCTTGCCCAAGCCCATCAAATCTACAACCACTGGGTCTGTACCCAAAGGAGCCTTGAAGGTTGTCTGATTCCATTCACCATTAATAATATTTGAGTTAGCAGCCAAATCCACAACCCAAACTTAATTCACTGAAACAGGAAGCTCTAGTTTAATTACCTTGTACCAAGTGAACTTTCTGTGGACTGGGAGATTATCAGCTTGCCATTTAGAAGCATGGCGTGAATCCAAACGGTAGAGCTTCTTCTCCTCCCCATGTAATCCAACCTTGTATGTCCACTTATGGCGTGACAAGTCCTTTACAATTGTCTCATCACCCTTCTTCCCAACAATTTCAACAGGACCAGGTACTCCAGAAGCAATGGTATCAAAGTACGGTCCGTAATTCTGCTCAACAATTGACAAAAGTTCATCACAATTAGCATATGATCATGATAAATATATGCTTATCTATTTGGTTTTTCTTTCAAATCCTGTATCAGTTTGTATGTACCTGGAATCCGACGGTAGCGCTCAGCAATGTAATTTGGTTTTTCCCTGGTTTAAGTTTCACTTTCTTCTCAAAAGTGTAGTTGAAAACTCCATATCCAGCCCATTGAGAACCTATAAaagaaaatacagaaaattctataaaaacgctgtttaaaaaagaaaactcacTACAGTACAAAGAAAGCGATGACCATACCGACGTATTTGCTGTTGACAAAAGCATGGAGAATGTGACCAGTGCCATTCACTCTAATACTCAAATCACGACTCCAGATTGGATCATCATCTTCGATGTTAACACTGAATCGAAGGAGATTGAAATGAATTACAAAACAGATAAGACCCAagtaaataaatcaaaaaaatcatgCATCCTCTTACCTTGTCATGTACCACAAATAATCACTAACATCATTAATCATCTTCTGATCCATCAGTTGGTTCAAAGAAAGGTGACCCTTTCCAAGAACGACAGTTTCATCTGTGTTCTCAGGCCTCCACTTCCAATTGAGACTTTCTGGTTCGCTTTCTGCAgcattcttctttttcaccaTCACGGAAGTTTGCGCATTTACCTTTATATAACAAACATGCATTCAATTGTATATGgttctcaacaattaaaaaactatacttctaaaaaaaaaagtgcgTAAATTGTGTAACAGACGAGTTTTTTTACCTTCGCTGTGTTGTATGCTTCAAGCCTGCAATCTGGAAGAATGCTGACGGACCAAGCGGGCACATTGAATTCCCTCCCAAGGAAGGCGACAGTGGCGTCGGTTGTGGTATTGGCATTGCCAAAGAAGCAGCCGGTTGTTTCATCGGTTGCGTAAGTTGTTGCCTGCAAAAGCACAAAAACCATTAGCAACTCAAGTAAAACATCAATTTAGCTGCAAACGGCAAAGAAGAATTTAACAGAGAACCAACCGTAACACCGTTGCCCATGTCAACATGGGTAATGTTTCCATGAGTGAGAGTCTTTTCCATTGATTTCAACGCGTGATGGAGCTCCTTCAAGTGTCCCCATTTAGGCTGGTTCAGATTGCCTAAAGCAGGCAAAGGCACAAGGAAAAGCATATGTAATTGTGACAAGTAAAGAAAGAAGATTAAATTGATAATCAAACTTAAGCATCTAATCAGAATTCTTTTCACTTACCAAATTCATTGATGGGAGCATCATAGTCGTATGATGTGGTGATATACGGACCACCGGCCGTTCTCCCAAAATTAGTCCCACCATGGTActgcaaaatttagaaaaacacaacgcaaaaaatatatatatatcgtgaTATTAacaatatagagagagaaaagagtaGCTATGACGGTACGATCACAAACCATGTAATAGTTCTGGAATGTGCCACCAAATTGGAAAAACCGTGCAACAGCAAAGGCAAGATCCTCTGCAGTTCTAAGTGGGTCTTTACCACCCCAGTTCTTAAACCTAAAATATATAAcagataataaatttatgagaaaaatctactcaaatatttttatagacCTAAAAACTAAACATAAACGAATCAAGAAAACAAACCATCCAGTCCAATTCTCGGTCCACATCTTGGGGCTATTGGGATTGTTTGGGGTGAATGAATCACAATACCAACCATTGCATGTGTTTATCTGTTAAAAGTTAGAACAAAGAGAGAAAGGGTTAATGTTTCATGCATCAAAAGAGATGATagcattatacatatatatatgtggatagaacatatattttatgataataGTTGCTAAAGTACCATGGGCTCAGGAGCATCATTCTGTTGGCACATAATCCACGGAACTCCTACATCCAATGATTCGGCCATGTTTGCGCACCAGTCCAGATAGGCTTTTCCAATAGCTCCATAGGATGAAATCACATTGCCATACTCATTCTCAATCTGTACAGTTTTGTTAACAGAACAGAAACCACCATAAGAATATACATAAccaaaaaagataataataacaaaCACGAATAATTGACTCCAAAAAACCTGAGCAAGTATGATAGGCCCTCCTTGTGATGCAAACAACTTCTCTTCTTTAACCATGTCTACTACCAAGCTTGTGAAATTTTGCATCTCATTCTACACAAACACCAAATGTCTGAGTTAATTAATTTGGTAACATTGAATTCTAGGATTTAGAATAAGGACCAGAAAAGGAGTTCGTATAATTACCATGAACACGGTGTTTGCCGTCCGGAGCTCAACGCCGGGCAAATTTTTAAGCCACATAGGAAACCCTCTATTTGCGTGCATAGACAAAGTAATTAATCAACACAGTTGAAAcacacatacatgcatataaatACATGTTTataagattgagagagagaatcacGTATGAGAAGGAAGTTAATTTACCCAAAGTTCCATTCCGCACAAACGTAAGGCCCAATGCGAAGAACGGCGTAGAGTCCTTCGGACTGGATGGTTTTAATGAACCTTATGAGATCATTATTGCCGCTAAAATCATACTGACGCCGAACGGGTTCATGAGCATTCCAAAAAACATAAGTCTCAATAGCATCTATCCCCCCCTCCTTTGCTTTCTTGATCAAGTCAGGCCACATCTAACAATGAGTCAACATTAACAATAATATCAGTTGAACGTTGTATTTACAGAAAAACTACGTAAAAACGAAACTGAATCGTTATCCAGGgcacattaattattatacacacATAAAGAAAGGGTTATATGCTTTCTCCATGTATATAATATGGGGTTGCAGTAGACAGTGGTTCGTGTTTGGTACGAGGAAATTGACGGTCACGAATGTTATCGTCGAGATTCGGAGTGGAGTAACTTTGAACATTAATTAGAACAATACCGGCCATTTAGAAGAACAAAATATTTGCTTTAATATTAGCTTAGCCTTCTTTTAATGGATGCATGAGCATGCGGTTCGTCTGTCCTTCTAGTTTGCATAccgcaaaattaaaaagaataatcaaaAGATAATTACCTCAGCAGTGCTTCTTGGATAATGAATGGAACCAGAAAGTAATATTTTGCGGTGCCCATCAATAGTGATCGCCCTCCCATCATGAGAAACTTCTATTGCCAACGCCAATGGACTCCAAattaagaagaagagaagagcaAAGCACACCTTCAAAGCACCCATCTTTCTTTCCtgcaaaataattaatttgtgtgtgtgtgaattatGGCTGTCTAGCTAGACTTCATATATAGAGAGATGTCCGAAATCCTTTTCCAACTTAGATTTGGAATAATTTGAGATAAAAAGAAGATGTTGGAAAGAATTATCCTTTtaaatttatgagaaatataatattaaacttATCCAAAACATTTAAAGCCAAGTAATACTCCTTCTAAGATTATAATTTGACATATCCTGTAAGTAATACTTCATCTAAAATTATCCTCTCGTATGCCCACatgtaattaatattaatttctttattttgaacataatttatttcttcGTAACACACGAGCCAGTTTTGACCTACGCAAATTTAAAGCACAAACTTTAAGGGGTTATATATtgcttttcattattttttgtgaGGGATCATATGAACATAATTAAGTTCACTTTAAGTAGAAgtatataataatgtattatttgttatcttttaaataatatgaaattaaattatatgtatTGTTTCCAAATTATATGAAGATAAAAGgtaattatctcaattaaatttGCCAATTTACTCGATAGACCTCTAATCCTATgtgatttaataataattattatccaTAGATATATTGAAAATCCCATACCAACTAGGTTTAggataataagaaaataatttgatataaaaGAGGATGAATGCTCAAAaagaattatacttttaaattataaaaaaattaaatcaattaatgcTCTAGAATAATTACAACGTAAACCCatactcaaattttttaatattagaattTTACTATAAAAAggtgtattttaaaattaaaatacctttccatcttgattaataataatgataacaggtaattatctcaattaaatttTCCAGTTTATTTGATGGATTACTTAAACCTATCTGatctaataattattattatccaTATATATAGCCATTAGTAATAATTAATATCTATGGTCTTATAGCACCAATCAACTTGTGCTATATATGCATGATTTATTTACTTTTGTTTTCCAAGTGATTAATTGCCTAatgtttgttattttaaaatttatattaaaataaaattcataaatcttAATATTTCGATGCattacaaatttgaaatttcaattataaAATTTGCAATCGAGATTTAAATTAGATTAATTTGATACGGTTGGGGTTGAGTGGTGCTCTGCTTGCTCCGGCCCAGGCCCAGACCTAGGCCCAGAAACCTACTACTTTCCTCTTTTCTAATTTAGTT is from Diospyros lotus cultivar Yz01 chromosome 2, ASM1463336v1, whole genome shotgun sequence and encodes:
- the LOC127795144 gene encoding beta-galactosidase-like, whose product is MWPDLIKKAKEGGIDAIETYVFWNAHEPVRRQYDFSGNNDLIRFIKTIQSEGLYAVLRIGPYVCAEWNFGGFPMWLKNLPGVELRTANTVFMNEMQNFTSLVVDMVKEEKLFASQGGPIILAQIENEYGNVISSYGAIGKAYLDWCANMAESLDVGVPWIMCQQNDAPEPMINTCNGWYCDSFTPNNPNSPKMWTENWTGWFKNWGGKDPLRTAEDLAFAVARFFQFGGTFQNYYMYHGGTNFGRTAGGPYITTSYDYDAPINEFGNLNQPKWGHLKELHHALKSMEKTLTHGNITHVDMGNGVTATTYATDETTGCFFGNANTTTDATVAFLGREFNVPAWSVSILPDCRLEAYNTAKVNAQTSVMVKKKNAAESEPESLNWKWRPENTDETVVLGKGHLSLNQLMDQKMINDVSDYLWYMTSVNIEDDDPIWSRDLSIRVNGTGHILHAFVNSKYVGSQWAGYGVFNYTFEKKVKLKPGKNQITLLSATVGFQNYGPYFDTIASGVPGPVEIVGKKGDETIVKDLSRHKWTYKVGLHGEEKKLYRLDSRHASKWQADNLPVHRKFTWYKTTFKAPLGTDPVVVDLMGLGKGHAWVNGHSIGRYWPSYLAENDGCSLEPCDYRGTYDNNKCVSNCGQPTQRWYHVPRSFMTDAENTLVLFEEFGGNPSLVSFQTIAPGTVCGNAYENKTMELSCEGRPISAIRFANFGDSNGTCGALVTGSCQGRNDAISIVQNACVGKESCSIEASEEVFGSTNCDGVARKLVVEAVC